From Flavipsychrobacter sp., a single genomic window includes:
- the rfbC gene encoding dTDP-4-dehydrorhamnose 3,5-epimerase, producing the protein MKAIETPFEGLFILEPNVFNDDRGYFFESFNANTLKDITGFTNTFVQDNQARSTINVLRGLHYQKAPHAQTKLIRALEGAIWDVVVDLRKDSKTYGQWYGVELSAENKRQFLIPRGFAHGYSVLSETAEVFYKCDNLYNKPSEGGVIYNDPDLKIDWKIDLNKAIVSEKDLVLPSFKDDNSGF; encoded by the coding sequence ATGAAAGCTATAGAAACCCCATTTGAAGGATTATTCATATTAGAACCTAATGTCTTTAATGATGATAGAGGCTACTTCTTCGAGAGCTTCAATGCAAATACATTAAAAGATATTACAGGTTTTACGAATACTTTTGTTCAAGACAACCAAGCACGCTCTACCATAAATGTACTTCGTGGCTTGCACTATCAAAAAGCGCCTCATGCACAAACAAAGCTGATAAGAGCGCTAGAAGGTGCCATATGGGATGTTGTGGTTGACTTAAGAAAAGACAGCAAAACATACGGTCAGTGGTATGGAGTTGAGTTATCTGCTGAAAACAAAAGACAATTCTTGATTCCTAGAGGTTTTGCTCATGGCTATTCTGTTCTTAGCGAAACAGCAGAGGTATTCTACAAATGCGATAACCTTTATAACAAACCAAGTGAAGGTGGTGTTATCTATAACGACCCAGACCTTAAGATCGACTGGAAGATAGACCTGAACAAGGCTATAGTCTCAGAAAAAGACCTGGTACTACCTAGCTTCAAAGATGATAATAGTGGTTTCTAA
- a CDS encoding T9SS type A sorting domain-containing protein: MKRTFIITLLMLWVNSFTIAQPILQNVVNYSVGDSAHYYTCDTIGYSSGGSGASQVWDYSNLNIVDSFVLKVLDKNNAPSGVGSQFAKANIAETSMNADVFVENTATKYSIVGVVAAGTGSGLTVINYTDPQIVLQRSLGYQMTFVDTFSVSYNVSSFTVTGTGYSTTETDGYGTLKLKSKQYNNVLRARVESVRNDTMQGISPPNNIITTHSTMLLWFDSMHKEPLMRVDSVRIVSSTFSNKVFTVSMLKETGTTSIGSEQKMLSNINCYGESGILMLSGLTNNKQYSVALYSSLGRKVLEHKFTANSSTHSIADNNIMPGFYILHIIEKGKQPTVIKLYCR; this comes from the coding sequence ATGAAGCGTACGTTTATTATTACTTTACTGATGTTATGGGTGAACAGTTTTACTATCGCCCAGCCTATATTACAAAATGTAGTAAATTATTCTGTTGGTGATTCGGCACATTATTATACATGCGATACAATCGGGTACTCTTCTGGAGGTTCAGGTGCAAGCCAAGTGTGGGATTATTCTAATTTGAATATAGTCGATTCTTTCGTGTTAAAAGTATTGGATAAGAATAATGCCCCATCGGGTGTTGGTAGTCAATTTGCTAAAGCCAACATTGCTGAAACAAGTATGAATGCGGATGTGTTTGTTGAAAATACTGCTACCAAGTACAGCATAGTAGGTGTAGTTGCTGCAGGTACAGGTTCTGGTCTCACAGTAATCAATTATACAGATCCTCAAATTGTGCTACAAAGATCATTAGGCTATCAAATGACATTTGTAGATACATTTTCAGTGAGTTATAATGTGTCTTCTTTTACTGTTACAGGTACGGGTTATTCTACTACAGAAACCGATGGGTACGGTACCTTAAAGCTTAAAAGTAAACAGTATAATAATGTTTTAAGGGCAAGAGTTGAGAGTGTTAGAAATGATACCATGCAAGGGATATCACCGCCTAATAATATAATAACAACACATAGTACTATGCTACTGTGGTTTGATAGTATGCATAAAGAACCTTTAATGCGCGTTGATTCAGTAAGGATTGTGTCATCTACATTTAGCAATAAGGTATTTACTGTTTCAATGCTTAAAGAAACAGGCACTACCTCTATTGGAAGTGAACAAAAAATGCTTTCTAATATAAACTGCTATGGCGAAAGTGGTATTCTAATGCTGAGTGGTTTAACCAATAACAAACAATATTCTGTAGCATTGTACAGCAGCTTAGGTAGGAAGGTGTTAGAACATAAATTTACGGCAAATAGTAGCACCCATAGTATAGCAGATAATAATATAATGCCAGGTTTTTATATACTACACATCATAGAAAAAGGGAAACAGCCAACTGTAATAAAGCTATACTGTAGATGA
- a CDS encoding ABC-F family ATP-binding cassette domain-containing protein, translated as MLISLQNISFHFGSRTILDGANWQIGVGERIGLVGSNGAGKSTLLRLMTGEYQIDGGAINKPKDVSLGFFNQDLLSFSTQESILTVGMQAYERAHELEKKMQLLLTQLEDKPDDEQLLDEYSHVLHDFEVAGGYEMEHKTAEVLEGLGFSTKDLQRPYDEFSGGWRMRVLLAKMMLQQPDLLLLDEPTNHLDLPSIEWLERYLQAYPGSVVIVSHDRYFLDRMVNKIVEVWQQNLYQYTGNYTFFQKEKAERMVMQQREFENQQAYIRQQERFIERFKAKASKAAQAQSAMKKLDKLDRVESPDASVPVMNINFDVAVQPGKIISTLKGVSKRYGELEILDNTGAEINRGDKIALIGANGKGKSTLLRIIAGVEDVDGEVKKGHNVEESFYAQHQLESLGLEHEILEEMLVSGTGKTELELRMLLGCFLFSGDDVFKKIKVLSGGEKARVALAKTIAMKGNFLMLDEPTNHLDMQSVEMLIDAMNKYKGTFILVSHDRYFISKTANKIWYIEDKKIKEFVGTYDEYVIFEQEREKRKQPAKVVVEEKPKEQKKTQAQTDELRELRKEHQKKQKKLQKLEEEVSKMQEEKTRIEAQLANPEFYADKDKFLKLDEEYKMHTQALEVQTKEYDKLFEELIQLEEQLD; from the coding sequence ATGTTGATTTCGTTACAGAATATTTCATTTCATTTTGGCTCGAGAACTATACTAGATGGTGCTAATTGGCAAATAGGTGTAGGTGAGCGTATAGGTCTTGTAGGAAGCAATGGTGCGGGTAAGTCTACCTTGTTGAGGCTGATGACAGGAGAGTATCAGATAGATGGTGGTGCTATCAATAAGCCTAAAGATGTGAGTCTTGGCTTCTTTAATCAGGATCTATTGAGCTTTTCAACACAGGAATCTATCCTTACTGTTGGTATGCAGGCCTATGAAAGAGCTCATGAGCTGGAAAAAAAGATGCAATTGCTATTAACACAGCTGGAAGACAAGCCTGATGATGAACAGCTGTTGGATGAATATAGCCATGTATTACATGATTTTGAAGTGGCAGGTGGCTACGAGATGGAACATAAAACGGCCGAGGTGCTGGAAGGGCTTGGCTTCTCCACTAAGGATCTACAAAGACCATATGATGAGTTTAGTGGTGGCTGGAGAATGAGAGTGCTGTTGGCTAAAATGATGTTGCAACAACCCGATCTATTACTACTGGATGAGCCTACCAACCACTTAGACTTACCATCTATTGAATGGCTGGAGCGTTATTTACAAGCTTACCCAGGTAGTGTTGTTATTGTGTCTCACGATAGGTATTTCCTCGACAGAATGGTAAATAAGATCGTTGAGGTTTGGCAACAAAACTTATATCAATACACGGGTAACTATACTTTCTTCCAAAAAGAGAAGGCAGAAAGGATGGTGATGCAACAAAGAGAGTTTGAGAACCAGCAGGCATATATAAGGCAACAGGAGCGGTTTATTGAACGATTTAAGGCAAAGGCCTCTAAAGCGGCACAAGCGCAAAGTGCTATGAAGAAGTTGGATAAGCTGGATAGGGTTGAATCTCCAGATGCTTCGGTACCCGTGATGAACATCAACTTTGATGTGGCGGTACAGCCGGGTAAGATCATCTCCACGCTGAAAGGTGTAAGTAAGCGCTATGGAGAGCTGGAAATACTGGATAATACAGGTGCCGAAATAAATAGAGGAGACAAGATAGCGCTGATAGGTGCCAATGGTAAGGGTAAGTCTACTTTGTTGAGGATCATCGCAGGAGTAGAAGATGTGGATGGCGAAGTGAAAAAAGGGCATAATGTAGAAGAAAGCTTTTATGCGCAGCACCAACTGGAATCGCTTGGTTTAGAGCATGAGATACTGGAAGAGATGCTGGTGAGTGGAACAGGGAAAACTGAGTTGGAGTTAAGAATGCTATTGGGTTGTTTCTTGTTTAGTGGGGATGATGTGTTTAAGAAGATAAAAGTGCTGTCTGGTGGAGAGAAAGCCAGAGTCGCTTTAGCAAAGACCATTGCGATGAAGGGTAACTTCCTGATGCTGGATGAGCCTACCAACCACTTGGATATGCAATCGGTAGAAATGCTGATAGATGCCATGAATAAATATAAAGGCACATTTATATTGGTTTCTCACGACAGGTATTTTATCAGTAAGACCGCAAATAAAATATGGTATATAGAAGATAAGAAGATAAAAGAGTTTGTAGGGACGTATGATGAGTATGTCATTTTTGAACAAGAGAGAGAAAAGCGCAAGCAACCTGCTAAAGTAGTGGTTGAAGAAAAACCAAAAGAGCAAAAAAAGACCCAAGCCCAAACTGATGAGTTGCGAGAGTTGAGAAAGGAGCATCAGAAGAAGCAAAAGAAACTACAGAAGTTAGAAGAAGAAGTGTCTAAAATGCAAGAAGAAAAAACAAGGATAGAAGCACAGTTGGCTAACCCTGAGTTCTATGCAGATAAGGATAAGTTTTTGAAGCTAGACGAAGAGTACAAGATGCACACTCAGGCACTTGAGGTGCAAACAAAAGAATATGATAAACTCTTTGAAGAGCTGATACAACTGGAAGAGCAGCTGGACTAA
- a CDS encoding DegT/DnrJ/EryC1/StrS family aminotransferase, with protein sequence MQNLQMVDLKRQYQKIKPEVDAAIHEVLDSTMFIGGAHVKDFSTELADYLGVKHVIPCANGTDALQIALMALGVQPGDEIITTSYTYIATVEVIALLKLKPVFVDVDADTFTMNIEGLKAAITPNTKAIIPVHLYGQSANMEAVLAVAKEHNLPIIEDNAQAIGGDYTFSDGKTVKNGSMGLIGCTSFFPSKNLGCYGDGGAMFTNDDAIADKLRMIANHGQSKRYYHDMVGCNSRLDNIQAAVLRIKLRHLDEYCDARRAAADFYDNAFKASDNIITPFRAAYSKHVFHQYTLQLKNVDRDAVKAKLEERDIPSMIYYPVPCHKQKMLAEFGGASYDLPVTDMLQDCVISLPIHTELTNEELTYITTNFLEIVNELSK encoded by the coding sequence ATGCAAAACTTGCAAATGGTAGACCTAAAGCGTCAATACCAAAAGATAAAACCAGAAGTAGATGCCGCAATACATGAGGTGCTGGACAGCACTATGTTTATTGGAGGAGCTCATGTTAAAGATTTTTCTACTGAGCTAGCTGATTACTTGGGCGTAAAACATGTAATACCATGTGCTAATGGTACTGATGCATTACAAATAGCCTTAATGGCATTGGGTGTACAGCCTGGCGATGAAATTATTACAACATCATATACTTATATAGCTACTGTAGAGGTAATTGCGCTTTTAAAACTTAAACCTGTATTTGTTGATGTAGATGCTGATACATTTACTATGAATATAGAGGGTTTAAAAGCGGCTATCACTCCTAATACCAAAGCTATAATACCTGTTCATCTTTATGGACAGAGCGCTAATATGGAAGCTGTATTGGCTGTAGCTAAAGAGCACAACCTTCCTATTATAGAAGACAACGCACAAGCTATAGGTGGCGATTATACTTTCTCTGACGGAAAAACTGTAAAAAATGGCTCTATGGGCCTAATCGGTTGCACGTCATTTTTCCCATCTAAAAACTTGGGTTGCTATGGTGATGGTGGTGCTATGTTCACCAATGATGATGCCATAGCTGACAAATTGAGAATGATCGCCAATCACGGACAATCAAAGCGCTACTACCATGACATGGTAGGTTGCAATAGCCGATTGGATAATATACAAGCTGCCGTGCTTCGTATCAAGCTTCGCCATTTGGATGAGTATTGTGATGCCCGTAGAGCTGCCGCTGATTTTTATGATAATGCTTTTAAAGCAAGTGATAATATTATTACTCCTTTTAGAGCAGCTTACAGCAAACATGTTTTCCATCAATACACCTTACAACTGAAAAATGTTGATAGAGACGCTGTAAAAGCAAAACTGGAGGAACGCGATATCCCTTCTATGATATACTACCCTGTTCCTTGTCATAAGCAGAAGATGTTGGCTGAATTTGGCGGTGCTTCTTACGACCTACCGGTAACAGATATGCTGCAGGACTGCGTTATATCACTACCAATACATACCGAACTTACCAATGAAGAGTTGACCTATATAACAACCAACTTCCTTGAGATAGTAAACGAACTAAGCAAATAA
- a CDS encoding YajQ family cyclic di-GMP-binding protein: MPSLDIVSKVDLQTLDNAINIAKKEIENRYDFKGSHVDISLNKKDMTVTVEVESDMHMRQVEDIILTKAMRQGIEANSFDMSKEAAASGKHLKKLLNVKNGLDRENAKKVVKLIKDSKLKVTPAIQDDLVRVSGKKIDDLQEVMKICKSAGLDVPLQFVNMKS, encoded by the coding sequence ATGCCTTCATTAGATATTGTAAGTAAAGTAGACCTGCAAACTCTAGATAACGCTATAAATATTGCCAAAAAAGAGATTGAGAACCGTTATGATTTCAAAGGCTCTCATGTAGATATATCATTGAATAAGAAAGATATGACAGTGACTGTTGAAGTGGAGAGTGATATGCATATGAGACAGGTTGAAGATATCATTCTTACCAAAGCTATGCGTCAGGGTATCGAAGCTAATAGTTTCGATATGTCTAAGGAGGCTGCTGCTTCTGGTAAGCATTTGAAAAAACTGTTGAATGTAAAGAATGGATTGGATAGGGAGAATGCTAAAAAAGTGGTGAAGCTAATAAAGGATAGTAAGCTAAAGGTGACACCTGCTATTCAAGATGATCTGGTAAGAGTGTCGGGCAAAAAAATTGATGATCTACAGGAGGTAATGAAGATATGTAAATCTGCAGGCTTAGATGTGCCACTGCAATTTGTAAATATGAAATCATAA
- a CDS encoding DUF3347 domain-containing protein, with amino-acid sequence MRFIYLSIILVAFTLSGCNNKKSTKTDDNTNDRYLSVNSTLNTDKTSTLTVILQSYLDLKNAYTESDEPKVNDAAKYLASACKTLQDQISSDTINTMPPSPLLDTIIQYSEQALSIKNESVELKRVPLKTISNALYQLLKEYKLKGVKIYQQYCPLVFNENGAYWLSSEKEIQNPYLGKKMLECGEVVDIIE; translated from the coding sequence ATGCGTTTTATCTATCTGTCTATTATACTTGTTGCTTTTACCTTATCAGGGTGTAATAACAAAAAATCAACAAAGACAGATGATAATACAAACGACAGATACCTATCGGTAAACAGCACACTAAATACAGACAAAACGAGTACTCTGACAGTCATACTGCAAAGCTATCTCGATCTAAAAAATGCTTATACTGAGAGTGATGAGCCAAAAGTTAATGATGCAGCAAAATACCTAGCATCAGCATGTAAAACATTACAAGACCAAATCTCCAGTGACACGATCAACACAATGCCCCCTAGCCCTCTGCTAGATACTATCATACAATACTCTGAACAGGCACTATCTATCAAAAACGAATCTGTAGAGCTTAAAAGAGTGCCTTTAAAAACTATATCCAACGCTCTATATCAATTACTTAAAGAATATAAACTGAAAGGAGTAAAGATATACCAACAATACTGTCCGCTTGTTTTCAATGAAAATGGCGCCTACTGGCTAAGCAGCGAAAAAGAGATACAAAACCCTTATTTAGGCAAAAAAATGCTAGAATGTGGTGAAGTGGTTGATATAATTGAATAA
- a CDS encoding TonB-dependent receptor: MKHIIIILFLFFPICLLAQNKVTISGYVRDASSSESLIAATIYVKDLKIGTQTNTYGFYSITLPTGKHNLIYSYIGYGSKEIELTLTESSTYNVEMENQARIKEVEIRSTRKDENVKGTEMGTITIAVDKIKKLPVMFGETDILKTLQLMPGIQSAGEGNSGFYVRGGGPDQNLILLDDAVVYNTGHLFGFFSVFNTDALKNVTLIKGGMPANYGGRLSSVVDVSMKEGNMKEYHAEGGIGLIASRLTLEGPIKKNKGSFMLSGRRTYIDVLIKPFANEALKNSGYFFYDANLKANYQLTKKDRVYLSGYFGRDKFKFASSSGAFAADIPWGNSTATLRWNHLFNDRLFLNTTAVYNDYQFQFGANQGDFDFKLSSGVRDYNFKTDLDYYTSFNHKFKAGLAYTYHKFIPNQVSGSSGDVELKPNNALIKYAHEGGVYIMDDFDLNTRIKINAGIRYSWFAQSGPYTRYQLDFNGNPSDSTVYGKNDIVETYGGLEPRLNIRYQINESSSIKASAAKAYQYIHLITNNGSTLPTDLWVPSTIQVRPQSAWQYSIGYFKNLFDNAVETSVEIYYKDMNNQVEYREGYVPNTIRDPELDFVFGNGEAYGAEFFINKTKGKFTGWIGYTLSWTYRTFKDLNNGNRYPAKYDRRHDVSLVASYELNKKWTLSTVFVYGSGNAITLPTNYYIVDLNVVPDYSDLNAYRLFAYHRLDLSAVYTPKPKKPNKKWRSSWAFSIYNVYSRQNPYFLYVDTKGDLNQGVKATVKQVSIFPILPSITYNFKF, translated from the coding sequence TTGAAGCATATAATAATTATACTATTCCTATTCTTTCCTATTTGTCTATTGGCACAAAACAAGGTGACGATAAGCGGATATGTGAGAGACGCCAGTAGTAGTGAATCACTTATTGCGGCTACTATATATGTTAAAGACTTAAAAATTGGCACACAAACCAATACCTACGGTTTCTACTCTATAACATTACCTACAGGAAAACACAACCTCATCTACTCTTATATAGGCTATGGAAGTAAAGAAATAGAGCTTACCCTTACAGAAAGCAGCACCTACAATGTGGAGATGGAGAACCAAGCCAGAATTAAAGAGGTAGAAATACGCTCAACCAGAAAGGATGAAAATGTGAAAGGGACAGAAATGGGCACCATCACCATTGCTGTAGATAAGATAAAAAAGCTACCTGTAATGTTTGGAGAAACAGATATCCTGAAAACACTACAACTAATGCCAGGTATACAATCAGCAGGTGAAGGTAATTCTGGTTTTTACGTGCGTGGTGGTGGCCCCGATCAGAACCTAATATTACTAGATGACGCAGTTGTATATAATACAGGTCATCTCTTCGGTTTCTTTTCTGTCTTCAATACTGATGCTTTAAAGAACGTAACACTCATAAAGGGAGGTATGCCCGCCAATTACGGAGGTAGGCTATCATCAGTTGTAGATGTGTCTATGAAAGAAGGCAACATGAAAGAGTATCATGCAGAAGGTGGCATAGGACTCATTGCATCACGACTAACGCTAGAAGGCCCAATAAAAAAGAACAAAGGTTCATTTATGCTATCGGGAAGACGTACTTATATAGACGTCTTGATTAAGCCCTTTGCTAATGAGGCTTTAAAAAACTCAGGGTATTTCTTTTACGATGCCAACCTAAAGGCCAATTATCAGCTTACTAAAAAAGACCGCGTATACTTGAGTGGCTATTTCGGTAGAGACAAATTCAAATTTGCTAGTAGTAGTGGTGCTTTTGCAGCAGACATACCTTGGGGAAACAGTACTGCTACCCTTAGATGGAACCACCTTTTTAACGATAGACTATTCTTAAACACTACTGCTGTTTATAATGATTATCAATTTCAGTTTGGTGCCAATCAGGGGGATTTTGATTTCAAATTATCATCGGGTGTTAGAGACTATAATTTTAAAACAGATCTAGACTACTACACTTCTTTCAACCATAAGTTCAAAGCCGGGCTAGCATATACTTACCATAAATTTATTCCTAATCAAGTATCAGGCAGTTCGGGAGATGTGGAATTGAAACCTAACAATGCCCTTATAAAATATGCGCATGAAGGAGGAGTATATATAATGGACGATTTTGACTTAAACACAAGAATAAAAATAAATGCGGGCATTCGCTATTCTTGGTTTGCACAATCAGGTCCATATACCCGATACCAACTAGACTTTAACGGCAACCCATCAGACAGCACCGTATATGGCAAGAACGATATAGTAGAAACATACGGAGGACTTGAACCAAGGCTAAACATTCGCTACCAAATAAATGAATCTTCTTCTATTAAAGCTAGCGCAGCCAAAGCTTATCAGTATATACACTTAATTACAAATAATGGCAGTACCCTACCTACCGATCTATGGGTACCTAGCACCATACAAGTAAGGCCACAAAGTGCATGGCAATACTCAATAGGCTATTTTAAAAACCTATTTGACAATGCTGTAGAGACTTCTGTAGAGATCTATTACAAGGACATGAATAACCAAGTGGAATACCGCGAAGGTTATGTACCTAATACCATAAGAGATCCTGAATTGGATTTTGTTTTTGGTAATGGAGAGGCTTATGGTGCAGAATTCTTTATCAATAAAACCAAAGGAAAATTCACGGGATGGATAGGCTATACCTTGTCTTGGACATATAGAACATTTAAAGACCTTAATAATGGTAACCGCTACCCTGCTAAATATGACCGAAGACATGATGTATCTTTAGTAGCCAGCTATGAATTAAATAAAAAATGGACTTTATCAACCGTATTCGTATACGGCTCGGGTAATGCGATAACACTCCCTACCAACTATTATATTGTAGATTTAAATGTAGTACCTGACTATAGCGACCTAAATGCTTATAGATTATTTGCATACCACCGCCTTGACCTGTCTGCTGTGTATACACCCAAACCTAAAAAGCCCAATAAAAAATGGCGTAGTAGCTGGGCATTCTCTATCTACAATGTATATAGCAGACAAAACCCATACTTCTTATATGTAGACACAAAAGGGGATTTAAATCAAGGAGTAAAAGCAACGGTAAAGCAAGTATCCATATTTCCTATTCTACCAAGTATTACCTACAATTTCAAGTTCTAA